The window CCCCCCGGCTATCAGGATGATCAGGCCGATAACAATGGCGAAAACGGGACGCTGGATAAAGAATTTGACCATGACCGTCAGCCTCCAAGAGATTCCATTGCGATGGGCTGCTCGGTGGGTCTCACCTTCCGGCCTGGAATGGCTCTCTGCACGCCTTCGACCACCACCCGTTCTCCAGGTTCAAGCCCTTGCATAACAATGAAGAAATCCTGAAATCGCTCCCCCAAGGTCACAACACGCATTTCAACAACGTCATCATTGTCCACCACGAGGACGCTGTTCACACTTTGAATCACTTGCACCGATCTCTGGGGCACCAGCACGGTGTCGAACTTCGTTTCCACCACCACCCGGACACGGCCGAAGAGCCCGGGCCGAAGCATCCGGTCGGGATTGGGGAAGCTGACATAGACACTCAGGGTGCCGGTGGTCAGATCCAGGGTCCTGTCCAGGAAGCTCAGAGTTCCGCGATGCTGGTAGATGGAACCATCGGCCATGATCAATTCAAAGGGTGCCCCGTTCTGGCTCGAGATAAAGGGATTGTCAGCGCGGGTCTGCTGTCCCAGGCGCAGGTAGTCCACCTCACTGATGCTGAAGACCGCCCGCATGGGGTCTGAGGATGAAATCGAGGTCAAATGGGTCTGGTTCCGGGAGACGATGTTTCCCACCGTAACATCCTGTTTGCCGATGATGCCGCTTATCGGGGCGTAAATCTCGCTGAACGTCAAATTCAGCTCCGCAAGAGCAACCGCGGCCTTGGCCCGCTCAATCGAAGCCTCGCTTAACTCGACCGCTGACTCGGCGTTGTCCAAATCCATTTCCGGGGCAGCCGACTCGGCTACCAGGGGCTGGAGGCGAGCCACATCCCGCTGGGCCTTGTTGAGGGCGGCATGGGCCTGGGCCAGGCTGCCTTGGGCCTCCTGCAGGGCCGCTCGAAAGGGCCGCTGGTCGATCACGAACAGAAGTTGCCCGGCCTTGACCTGGCTGCCCTCGGTAAAAAGCACCTTTTCCAGGTACCCATCCACCCGGGAGCGGATCGCCACGGTTTCACGCGCCTCTGTCCGGGCCACATATTCACGAGAGATCGGAACGGTGACCGCTGGAACGGGAGACACCACAACGACAGGGGGAGGCGGCGGCGG of the Desulfonatronum thioautotrophicum genome contains:
- a CDS encoding efflux RND transporter periplasmic adaptor subunit is translated as MRKTNCTMFGNARHFIGVGIALFLLLTGACSQQEVAAPPPPPPVVVVSPVPAVTVPISREYVARTEARETVAIRSRVDGYLEKVLFTEGSQVKAGQLLFVIDQRPFRAALQEAQGSLAQAHAALNKAQRDVARLQPLVAESAAPEMDLDNAESAVELSEASIERAKAAVALAELNLTFSEIYAPISGIIGKQDVTVGNIVSRNQTHLTSISSSDPMRAVFSISEVDYLRLGQQTRADNPFISSQNGAPFELIMADGSIYQHRGTLSFLDRTLDLTTGTLSVYVSFPNPDRMLRPGLFGRVRVVVETKFDTVLVPQRSVQVIQSVNSVLVVDNDDVVEMRVVTLGERFQDFFIVMQGLEPGERVVVEGVQRAIPGRKVRPTEQPIAMESLGG